In the Paramisgurnus dabryanus chromosome 18, PD_genome_1.1, whole genome shotgun sequence genome, TATTAACCCTTTGCTTTTAATAAATAACAATGATTGCACAGAAGAGTTCATTCAGGTTTAAATGCACTTTTCTCTGTATAAATCAATTTTGCGAGttcaaatattaatttaaaggtgTAACTTCACtctatttacattttaaacaaaattaataATTTCAAAAATTGTTTGCACTAAAATATAGTGCAAAATGCTCAAATAAAAGCTAACAGGaacaaatagaaaaaaacagTGCTGTCCAAAAAGTCACATTCCAGCATGCTTAATGTTTCCTGATGAACACATCATAATACACCTAAACTTTAAGTTAAGCCCAGACTAAAAGGAGTGCAAAGTTTAATACAGATTGCAGTAACACaactttttaatttgttgtataTGTAGTCTATACTGTATATGCTTATTATAGCATAAGACATAAAGgtagtgagagagagagagagagctcctATGAAGCCAGACCAAGCAGAAATCCACCAGCAAAGCCTCCGGTAAGAACGATGTTTTTCTTGACAAATACCTTCACCTatggaaaaaacaaaatattattatGCATAATAAACCCTTAACTGAGTGGATGATTgcaccttcaaattaatatcTTCTTTGGTCTAGAGACCTAATTTTGGTATAAGACGACAAAGATTTTCACGAGTATCTGTAGTtagtaatattaaataaaaaaacagttatagcagtttaagtttattttagtaaatacaaataatgtaataaaagtacatattctatattaaataaaatgtttaaaaatgtaaaaatgaaagccataaGTCTCAACTAGTTTTGATCAaaatttcatgttaaaataacatgaaaattattttttgtcacacttttagtggttttatcaacaaaggccactaggtgtcattAGTTTGCTGCAGGCTATTGtcacataaaaaaattactgCATTATTATCAATGCAAAATATATATGCATAAATATGTTATAACAAATTGTGCCCACCTGTGTGCTCATGACATTTTACAAAATTGCTCTCACCAtctatttttttctcaaaatggtgataaaatataaaaactacacttttagagctttccaatgatatatagtttgtcaagcttattttagttttaaaatcGCACCAGATCTGCCGCGGAGTTTATTGCTATCTGGGAATGAGaatgtatttaattttgtgtgtaTTATGGGtaagtattattttattaaattggtaaaaatgtttttacctcattACATTTACTTCTCACTTCTTTGGGTGTTCTTTCTGAATTCAGTTTCAGTTGTTTCTTGGCTTTGTTCACATCTTGTTCCACTCTTTTCCAGTCGACTGTTACGTAGCCAGTGTGATGAGCAATCTGAAATCACAGCACATATTGTATCATTTACATGTCAAATGAACAATtacaatatgtgaccctgcctgtgacaatccagctaaagtcatttttggaGACTTACTGGGttctaaataaaattattttccaTAATGTTAagtacattctgtgaaaatataaccttgatatcttaacCATATCAAAGGTTAAGATCAATGTGAAaagatgctcctaatctcaacATTAGATAATaagactttagtctggatttcacagacaggttaACATATGCACCTGATTTAAAGTTTTACATTTACCTGGAGCATTAAGAATCCACCACC is a window encoding:
- the fundc2 gene encoding FUN14 domain-containing protein 2, translating into MAEKKDAETFDVLELAEHVKKQRWWNKVFGNDNSGPAAEKYSVATQLAIGGVTGWCAGYLFQKVGKLAASAVGGGFLMLQIAHHTGYVTVDWKRVEQDVNKAKKQLKLNSERTPKEVRSKCNEVKVFVKKNIVLTGGFAGGFLLGLAS